Proteins encoded together in one Clostridium felsineum DSM 794 window:
- a CDS encoding carbohydrate-binding protein gives MFKKSSLFLLMFTVSAGFALRTSAVKANINTTLIKQGSISQAQNGGLLNLNVNNILSSVKASSSTTNALAKVPGNSNPLITHKFGADPFAMVYNGRVYVYLSSDAFEYDNRGNVKDNDYSNIKTISVISSNDMVNWTDNGEIPVAGPSGAAKWASNSWAPSATHKVINGKDKFFLYFANNGGGIGVLTSDSPVGPWTDPIGKPLITGSTPGVNGVSWIFDPAVLVDDDGTGYLYFGGGIPGGNNPSQSQIANPKSARVIKLASDMIHTSGSAAAIDSPFMFEDSGIHKYNGKYYYSYCSNFSGTHPYGTPPQGDIAYMTSSSPMGPFTYQGTFLKNPGTYFGVGGNNHHAVFQFNNQWYVVYHAQTLGKAMGITKGYRSPMINKLSYSNGAINNVVEDMQGVPQVSNLNPYERTEAETIAWNGGISTEKCSANGNNTPFNNLDVTSVNNGDWLAVSKADFKNGAASFKASVASTVGGQIEIHLDSVDGALIGTLNVSPTGGEQSFKEMQCNVKSVSGVHNVFFKFVGNSNKNLFNIDYWQFSTNSTNDNPPTPTPTPANNTTLSNGWYYIKNVNAQKYLEVAGNTGKAGQNVDLRTGSGALGQKWYLTNTGDGYVTLTSALGNFMLDIANGANTDGANVQIYNAYSNNAQKYSINPSSTNGAYYIGTVSSNGTKVLDDYNFGTSDGTNVCQWTYGGHTNQLWIFEPTNN, from the coding sequence ATGTTTAAAAAATCTAGCTTATTTCTACTAATGTTTACGGTATCTGCCGGTTTTGCCTTAAGAACATCTGCTGTTAAAGCTAATATTAATACTACACTTATTAAACAGGGTTCTATATCACAAGCACAAAATGGAGGTTTACTGAATCTTAATGTAAATAACATTTTATCTTCAGTTAAAGCTTCATCATCAACTACAAATGCTCTTGCAAAAGTTCCTGGAAACTCCAATCCACTTATTACTCATAAGTTTGGAGCTGATCCTTTTGCTATGGTCTATAACGGCAGAGTATACGTTTACTTGTCTAGCGATGCTTTTGAATACGACAACCGTGGAAATGTAAAAGATAATGACTACAGTAATATAAAAACTATAAGTGTTATATCCTCTAACGATATGGTGAATTGGACTGATAATGGCGAAATTCCTGTAGCAGGGCCATCAGGTGCAGCAAAATGGGCAAGCAATTCTTGGGCTCCGTCAGCTACCCATAAGGTTATAAACGGAAAAGATAAGTTCTTTTTATACTTTGCAAATAACGGTGGTGGAATTGGTGTTCTTACCTCAGATAGTCCTGTTGGTCCATGGACTGATCCAATTGGAAAACCTTTAATTACTGGTAGTACTCCTGGCGTTAATGGCGTTTCTTGGATTTTTGATCCAGCTGTTTTAGTAGATGACGATGGAACTGGTTATCTATACTTTGGAGGCGGTATACCGGGAGGTAATAATCCTTCACAAAGTCAAATTGCAAATCCTAAGAGTGCAAGAGTTATAAAGTTGGCTAGCGATATGATTCACACCTCAGGAAGTGCAGCTGCAATAGATTCTCCATTTATGTTTGAGGATTCCGGTATACACAAATATAATGGAAAATACTACTATTCTTATTGCTCCAACTTCTCTGGTACACATCCATATGGAACTCCACCCCAGGGTGATATTGCTTATATGACAAGTAGTAGCCCTATGGGACCTTTTACCTACCAGGGTACTTTCCTTAAAAATCCAGGGACCTATTTTGGAGTAGGTGGCAATAACCATCATGCTGTTTTTCAGTTTAACAATCAGTGGTATGTGGTATATCACGCTCAAACTTTGGGCAAAGCTATGGGTATTACAAAAGGTTATCGTTCCCCTATGATTAATAAGCTTTCCTATAGTAATGGTGCTATAAATAATGTTGTAGAAGACATGCAAGGTGTGCCTCAGGTTTCTAATCTTAATCCATATGAGAGAACTGAAGCTGAAACAATTGCTTGGAATGGAGGTATCTCAACTGAAAAATGCTCAGCAAACGGAAACAATACTCCTTTCAACAATCTTGATGTTACAAGCGTAAACAATGGTGATTGGCTTGCTGTATCAAAGGCAGACTTTAAAAATGGTGCTGCATCCTTTAAGGCAAGTGTAGCTTCAACTGTAGGTGGACAAATAGAAATCCATTTAGATAGTGTAGATGGAGCACTTATTGGAACTCTAAATGTAAGTCCTACAGGTGGAGAACAAAGCTTTAAAGAAATGCAATGTAATGTAAAGAGCGTTAGCGGTGTTCACAATGTTTTCTTTAAATTCGTAGGAAATAGTAATAAAAATTTATTTAACATTGACTATTGGCAATTTAGCACTAATTCTACTAACGATAATCCCCCAACACCTACTCCAACTCCTGCTAATAATACAACTTTAAGTAATGGTTGGTATTACATCAAAAATGTTAATGCTCAAAAATACCTTGAAGTTGCAGGTAACACAGGAAAAGCTGGTCAAAATGTTGATCTTAGAACTGGCTCAGGTGCTCTTGGTCAAAAATGGTACCTCACAAACACTGGAGATGGATATGTTACTTTAACAAGTGCCCTAGGCAACTTCATGCTTGATATAGCTAATGGAGCAAATACAGATGGAGCAAATGTTCAAATTTACAATGCCTACTCAAATAATGCTCAAAAATATTCTATAAACCCTTCTTCAACTAATGGGGCTTATTATATTGGAACTGTAAGCAGTAATGGAACTAAGGTTTTAGATGACTACAATTTTGGAACCTCTGATGGTACTAACGTATGTCAATGGACTTATGGCGGGCACACTAATCAATTATGGATATTTGAACCTACTAACAACTAA